A part of Pantoea vagans genomic DNA contains:
- a CDS encoding AAA family ATPase → MTSAPATLHLLCGKIASGKSTLAAELGALPGCVVISEDQWLAALWQDEMHSVADYVRVAAKLRKAITPHLVALLNAGVSVVLDFPANTRANRDWMRSVIEASSADHRLHYLDVPDALCKSRLHARNQGGEHAFAATDEQFALITRYFEPPQEEEGFHLVRHG, encoded by the coding sequence ATGACTTCTGCACCTGCCACACTGCATCTGCTGTGTGGAAAAATTGCCTCCGGGAAATCGACGCTGGCAGCGGAACTGGGCGCTTTACCGGGTTGCGTGGTCATCAGCGAGGATCAGTGGCTGGCCGCGCTCTGGCAGGACGAGATGCATTCAGTGGCCGACTACGTGCGCGTTGCGGCAAAACTCAGGAAGGCGATAACGCCCCACCTGGTGGCGCTGCTTAACGCGGGTGTCTCGGTGGTACTCGATTTTCCGGCCAACACCCGGGCGAATCGTGACTGGATGCGCTCAGTGATAGAGGCGTCCTCTGCCGATCATCGCCTGCATTATCTGGACGTGCCGGACGCACTGTGTAAATCGCGTCTGCACGCCCGTAATCAGGGCGGCGAACACGCCTTTGCCGCCACGGACGAGCAGTTTGCGCTGATTACCCGCTATTTTGAACCGCCGCAGGAGGAAGAAGGCTTTCACCTGGTGCGCCACGGTTAA
- a CDS encoding dihydrodipicolinate synthase family protein — protein MFSGLSAFPLTPFAEGRPDEAAFLRLLSRLTEAKVDSLGVLGSTGSYAYLTRTQRRRIATLAVEHADSIPVMICVGAVSTDEVLALTEDAQQAGAAALLLPPLGYQALKEEEVFALYETVTRHASVPICVYDNPGTTHFTFSDALLGRIAQLRGVGSVKIPGVPAEQSAANDRLAQLRNTLPASVSIGVSGDASAGNGLIAGCDGWYSVCGGLFPRVAKAMTGAAAAGDFASVRAQSDRLEPLWTLFRQHGGSFRVISAAAGLLGLTERDCLPRPLLPLSAADCREIADVLAALDLS, from the coding sequence ATGTTCAGTGGACTCAGCGCCTTTCCCCTTACTCCCTTTGCAGAGGGCAGACCCGATGAAGCCGCCTTTCTGCGGCTGCTGAGCAGGCTGACGGAGGCAAAAGTTGACTCCCTTGGCGTGCTGGGTTCAACCGGCAGCTATGCGTATCTGACCCGCACGCAGCGCAGGCGCATCGCAACGCTGGCGGTTGAACATGCAGATTCGATTCCGGTGATGATCTGCGTAGGTGCGGTGAGCACCGATGAGGTGCTGGCGCTGACTGAAGATGCGCAGCAGGCGGGTGCTGCCGCATTACTGCTGCCGCCGCTGGGTTATCAGGCATTGAAAGAGGAGGAAGTGTTCGCGCTTTATGAGACCGTGACGCGTCACGCCTCGGTGCCAATCTGTGTCTATGACAATCCGGGCACGACTCATTTTACGTTTTCTGATGCGCTGCTGGGCCGGATCGCTCAACTGCGTGGCGTGGGTTCAGTGAAAATTCCGGGTGTACCGGCGGAGCAGTCCGCAGCGAATGATCGCCTCGCGCAACTGCGCAACACGCTGCCTGCTTCCGTATCGATTGGCGTTAGCGGTGATGCCTCTGCCGGCAACGGGTTGATTGCAGGCTGTGATGGCTGGTATTCGGTGTGCGGCGGGCTGTTTCCGCGCGTTGCAAAAGCGATGACCGGGGCGGCAGCCGCAGGTGATTTTGCGAGCGTCAGAGCACAGTCCGATCGTCTTGAGCCGTTGTGGACACTGTTCCGCCAGCACGGCGGAAGTTTCCGGGTAATCAGCGCTGCGGCAGGGCTGCTGGGGCTGACCGAACGCGACTGCCTGCCGCGTCCGCTATTGCCGCTTTCCGCTGCCGATTGTCGGGAGATTGCTGACGTGCTTGCCGCTCTCGATCTCTCCTGA
- a CDS encoding antibiotic biosynthesis monooxygenase family protein, with translation MIAVLFEAEARPEHQMRYLQLAADLSPLLKDIDGFISIERFQSLGDEKKILSLSWWRDDAAVQSWKRNLCHQAAQREGRETLFAGYRIRIAALVREYASQQGVN, from the coding sequence ATGATTGCCGTACTGTTTGAAGCTGAAGCCCGCCCCGAACACCAGATGCGTTATCTGCAACTGGCCGCCGACCTGAGTCCGCTGTTAAAGGACATTGATGGATTTATCTCTATTGAGCGCTTTCAGAGTTTGGGTGATGAGAAAAAAATCCTCTCGCTCTCCTGGTGGCGCGATGACGCCGCGGTGCAGTCCTGGAAACGTAACCTCTGCCACCAGGCTGCGCAGCGTGAAGGTCGTGAAACCCTCTTTGCCGGTTATCGCATTCGCATCGCCGCGCTGGTCAGAGAATATGCCTCACAACAGGGAGTAAATTAA
- a CDS encoding amino acid-binding protein has product MFDIHVILQNSPGTLSRLTTLLGRHAIGLEGGGLFSSGAQSHAHFLVAEGERARAVLEAEGITVEAVNVPLIRRLPQQRPGELGAITTRLADAGINILVQYSDHANQLILITDNNQSAAGLTTEWAP; this is encoded by the coding sequence ATGTTCGATATTCATGTGATCCTGCAAAATAGTCCAGGCACCCTTTCCCGACTCACCACGCTGCTGGGCCGTCATGCAATCGGGCTGGAAGGCGGCGGCCTGTTCTCGTCTGGTGCGCAGAGCCATGCCCATTTTCTGGTTGCGGAAGGTGAACGGGCGCGTGCCGTGCTGGAAGCGGAGGGGATCACCGTCGAGGCTGTAAATGTCCCATTAATTCGCAGGCTACCGCAGCAGCGTCCTGGCGAACTGGGGGCGATCACGACACGCCTGGCCGATGCCGGGATCAACATTCTGGTGCAATACAGCGATCACGCTAACCAGCTAATCCTGATCACCGATAACAATCAATCAGCCGCCGGGCTGACCACAGAATGGGCTCCATAA
- a CDS encoding ArsR/SmtB family transcription factor has product MTTQQHHHATDDSDALEHAIVSVAAAMADSSRVKMLSALMDGRAWTATELSAVTDVAPSTASAHLNRLINSGLIVCLAQGRHRYYRLTGSDIATLIENMMGVSWRRIAAPQSTTPTSLRTARTCYDHLAGEVAVQIYAAMAQQGWITPEGSALTLYGQQQFAALQIDLSQPGRRKACCGCLDWSERRFHLGSYAGAALLTAFEVQGWLTRQPGYREVTFTAVGARHLRQVFDITLR; this is encoded by the coding sequence ATGACGACACAGCAACACCATCACGCAACGGACGACAGCGACGCGCTTGAGCACGCAATTGTGAGCGTCGCCGCCGCGATGGCCGATTCGTCTCGGGTAAAGATGCTGTCAGCGCTGATGGATGGACGCGCCTGGACGGCTACGGAACTTAGCGCCGTCACCGATGTTGCCCCCTCCACCGCCAGCGCGCATCTGAACCGGTTGATTAACAGCGGCCTGATCGTCTGTCTGGCACAGGGCCGTCACCGCTATTACCGGCTGACCGGCAGTGACATCGCAACGCTGATTGAGAACATGATGGGGGTGTCGTGGCGACGGATCGCCGCGCCGCAGAGCACGACGCCGACATCACTGCGCACTGCCCGCACCTGTTATGACCATCTGGCGGGTGAAGTCGCGGTGCAGATCTACGCCGCAATGGCACAGCAGGGCTGGATCACGCCGGAGGGCAGCGCGCTCACCCTTTATGGACAACAGCAGTTTGCGGCGTTGCAAATTGATCTGTCGCAGCCCGGACGCCGCAAAGCGTGCTGTGGCTGTCTCGACTGGAGTGAGCGCCGGTTTCATCTCGGCAGCTACGCAGGCGCAGCGCTGTTAACCGCCTTTGAGGTGCAGGGCTGGCTCACCCGACAGCCTGGCTACCGTGAAGTGACGTTTACTGCGGTGGGCGCCAGGCATTTACGTCAGGTTTTCGATATCACACTTCGCTGA
- a CDS encoding MFS transporter yields MMQTTSPMTHRARIGAIFRVTSGNFLEQFDFFLFGFYATYIAHTFFPASSEFASLMMTFAVFGAGFLMRPIGAVVLGAYIDKVGRRKGLIVTLSIMAAGTFMIVLIPSYQSIGLWAPLLVLIGRLLQGFSAGAELGGVSVYLAEIATPGRKGFYTSWQSGSQQVAIMVAAAMGFILNAVLEESAIREWGWRIPFLFGCLIVPFIFVLRRKLEETQEFSNRRSHPDVKQVFRILLSNWQVVIAGMLMVAMTTTAFYLITVYAPTFGKKVLLLSASDSLLVTLLVAVSNFIWLPIGGAISDRFGRKPVLIAMTLLAIATSYPALSLLAAAPGFSMMLGVLLWLSMIYGLYNGAMIPALTEIMPGEVRVAGFSLAYSLATAVFGGFTPVMSTGLIELTGDKASPGYWMSFAAVCALGATLYLYRRTRSVVSPAHKTVS; encoded by the coding sequence CTGATGCAGACAACCTCACCCATGACTCACCGCGCCAGGATTGGCGCTATATTTCGTGTTACCTCGGGCAACTTCCTCGAACAGTTTGATTTCTTCCTGTTCGGTTTTTATGCCACCTATATCGCCCATACCTTTTTCCCGGCCAGCAGTGAGTTTGCCTCACTGATGATGACCTTTGCCGTGTTTGGTGCAGGCTTCCTGATGCGCCCCATCGGCGCAGTGGTGCTGGGGGCGTACATCGATAAGGTCGGCCGTCGCAAGGGGCTGATCGTAACGCTCTCCATCATGGCGGCGGGCACCTTTATGATCGTGCTCATCCCCTCTTACCAGAGCATTGGCCTGTGGGCACCGCTGCTGGTGCTGATCGGCCGGCTGCTGCAGGGCTTCTCCGCCGGTGCAGAGCTGGGCGGCGTGTCGGTTTATCTGGCCGAGATCGCGACGCCGGGCCGCAAAGGCTTCTACACCAGCTGGCAGTCGGGTAGTCAGCAGGTCGCGATTATGGTGGCGGCGGCGATGGGCTTTATTCTCAACGCCGTGCTGGAAGAGAGCGCTATCCGCGAATGGGGCTGGCGTATTCCGTTCCTGTTTGGCTGCCTGATTGTGCCGTTTATCTTCGTGCTGCGTCGCAAGCTGGAAGAGACGCAGGAGTTCAGCAATCGCCGCAGTCATCCTGATGTGAAACAGGTGTTCCGCATCCTGCTCAGTAACTGGCAGGTGGTGATTGCCGGGATGCTGATGGTCGCGATGACCACCACGGCGTTTTACCTGATTACGGTTTATGCCCCGACCTTTGGCAAGAAAGTCCTGCTGCTGAGCGCCTCGGACAGCCTGCTGGTGACGCTGCTGGTGGCGGTGTCGAACTTCATCTGGCTGCCGATTGGCGGCGCGATCTCCGACCGCTTTGGCCGTAAACCTGTCCTGATTGCCATGACCCTGCTGGCGATCGCCACCAGCTATCCGGCCCTGAGCCTGCTGGCAGCGGCACCGGGCTTCTCTATGATGCTGGGCGTGCTGCTATGGCTTTCGATGATTTACGGTCTCTACAACGGCGCGATGATCCCGGCGCTGACCGAAATCATGCCAGGGGAAGTCCGCGTGGCAGGCTTCTCGCTGGCCTACAGCCTGGCAACCGCGGTGTTTGGTGGCTTTACCCCGGTAATGTCGACCGGCCTGATCGAACTGACCGGCGACAAAGCCTCGCCTGGCTACTGGATGAGTTTTGCGGCTGTCTGTGCGCTGGGCGCGACACTTTATCTCTATCGTCGCACCCGTAGTGTCGTATCGCCTGCCCATAAAACCGTTAGCTGA
- a CDS encoding substrate-binding domain-containing protein, producing MKLKTMSLYAALLFSVAGSTTAQAKELTVMISGGFKAAWDTLSPRFAQREGITINTVAGPSMGKTPQAIPARLARGEPADVVIMVGDALSDLQKKGATLPGSRVELADSRIGAVIKQGATPVKIGSESELRTALLNASSIAYSDSASGKYVSSQLFSRLGIENQVKAKAVKVERIPVASEVAAGKYAIGFQQVSELLPVSGVTFIGELPDTLQYTTRFAGAVVRRSAQPDEAAKLLHWLASPEAQQAVHASGLHSVKASKPAKVADTVQ from the coding sequence ATGAAACTGAAAACGATGTCGCTCTACGCTGCCCTGCTGTTCAGCGTGGCGGGCAGCACCACGGCGCAGGCAAAAGAGCTGACGGTAATGATTTCCGGCGGATTTAAAGCGGCATGGGATACGCTTTCGCCACGCTTTGCCCAGCGTGAAGGGATCACCATAAACACGGTTGCCGGCCCGTCGATGGGCAAGACGCCACAGGCGATTCCGGCGCGGCTGGCGCGTGGTGAACCGGCTGATGTGGTGATTATGGTTGGCGATGCGTTAAGCGATCTGCAAAAAAAGGGCGCAACGCTGCCGGGTTCACGGGTTGAGCTGGCGGACTCGCGCATCGGTGCAGTGATAAAACAGGGTGCCACGCCGGTGAAAATCGGCAGCGAGAGCGAGCTGCGTACTGCCCTGCTGAACGCCTCTTCCATCGCCTACTCCGACAGCGCCAGCGGCAAATATGTCAGCAGCCAGCTGTTCAGCCGACTGGGCATTGAGAATCAGGTGAAGGCGAAAGCGGTGAAGGTTGAGCGCATCCCGGTGGCCTCCGAGGTCGCGGCGGGTAAATACGCTATCGGCTTTCAGCAGGTCAGTGAACTGCTGCCGGTCTCCGGCGTAACGTTCATTGGCGAACTGCCGGACACGCTGCAGTACACCACCCGCTTCGCCGGTGCCGTAGTACGCAGGTCAGCGCAGCCGGACGAGGCGGCGAAGCTGCTGCACTGGCTCGCCTCGCCTGAGGCACAGCAGGCCGTGCACGCCAGCGGCCTGCACAGCGTGAAGGCGTCAAAACCGGCTAAAGTCGCTGATACTGTTCAATAA
- a CDS encoding LysR family transcriptional regulator: MPVNFDLNDLYAFRALVEFGNFRLAAESICLSQSALSRRIDKLETTLGIKLFERTTRRVTLTLKGHAFAQRSEKLLADFEEVMADLSEVSLARTGLITVACVPSAAYYFMPNIIRLFQARYPRVRVKLVDSSAANVYDAVIGGQADFGISFSSRSQPDVHFQPLMDDPYVAACRRDHPIAGKKSLSWQAFYQYEWVGLDKTSGNRNLLDQALQAIMPEKPCVCETRHVTTMLGMVEAGLGIAAVPAMSMPGYDHALLMAVPLTDPQVKRTVGLLRKNGRVLSHIASELENLIIEQYQRL; encoded by the coding sequence ATGCCGGTTAATTTCGATCTCAACGATCTCTACGCGTTTCGCGCGCTGGTGGAGTTTGGCAATTTTCGTCTGGCGGCGGAATCGATCTGCCTTTCACAGTCGGCACTGAGCCGCCGCATCGATAAGCTGGAAACCACGCTGGGGATCAAACTGTTTGAGCGGACCACGCGCCGTGTCACGCTGACGCTGAAAGGACATGCGTTTGCGCAGCGTTCGGAAAAGCTGCTGGCCGATTTTGAAGAGGTGATGGCCGATCTCAGTGAAGTGAGCTTAGCCCGCACCGGCCTGATTACCGTCGCCTGCGTGCCGTCAGCCGCTTACTACTTTATGCCCAACATCATCCGGCTGTTTCAGGCGCGCTATCCCCGCGTACGAGTCAAACTGGTCGACAGCAGTGCGGCCAACGTCTATGACGCGGTGATTGGCGGTCAGGCCGATTTCGGCATCAGCTTTTCCAGCCGCTCGCAGCCGGATGTGCACTTCCAGCCGCTTATGGACGACCCTTATGTGGCGGCCTGTCGGCGTGACCATCCGATAGCAGGCAAAAAGAGTCTGAGCTGGCAGGCGTTTTATCAGTATGAATGGGTCGGACTGGATAAAACCTCCGGCAATCGCAACCTGCTGGACCAGGCGTTGCAGGCGATCATGCCGGAGAAGCCCTGTGTCTGTGAAACCCGACACGTCACCACCATGCTGGGGATGGTTGAGGCGGGGCTTGGCATTGCTGCCGTCCCCGCTATGTCGATGCCCGGCTACGATCACGCCCTTCTGATGGCGGTGCCGTTAACCGATCCGCAGGTGAAACGCACCGTCGGACTGCTGCGTAAAAATGGCCGGGTGCTCTCGCACATCGCGAGCGAACTGGAAAACCTGATTATTGAACAGTATCAGCGACTTTAG
- a CDS encoding MarR family winged helix-turn-helix transcriptional regulator produces the protein MKSVQNTHKYDALHDCLLTIAGALNRPQRDMAMIKAAGIELDRALFPLLVQVSRFGPIGVGELADRVGRDYSTVSRQVAKLEETGLVVRQKNRQDKRINEAAITAAGRAMTDKIDAQRVQVYQRIFLHWPESDRETLEQLLSKFVSDFSQTEGDENDDDKPDAV, from the coding sequence ATGAAAAGCGTGCAAAATACACATAAATACGATGCACTGCATGATTGTCTGCTGACAATTGCGGGCGCGCTTAACCGGCCTCAGCGCGATATGGCGATGATTAAAGCGGCGGGTATTGAGCTGGATCGGGCACTGTTTCCACTGCTGGTTCAGGTCAGCCGGTTCGGGCCGATCGGCGTGGGCGAGCTCGCCGATCGGGTGGGTCGTGATTACAGCACGGTCAGCCGTCAGGTAGCGAAATTAGAGGAGACCGGGCTGGTCGTGCGGCAGAAAAACCGGCAGGACAAAAGGATCAACGAAGCCGCAATCACTGCGGCTGGCAGGGCGATGACCGATAAAATCGATGCGCAACGGGTGCAGGTTTATCAGCGCATTTTCCTCCACTGGCCAGAGAGCGACCGCGAGACGCTGGAACAGTTGCTCAGTAAATTCGTTAGCGATTTCAGCCAGACGGAAGGCGATGAAAATGATGATGACAAGCCTGATGCGGTTTAG
- a CDS encoding quinone oxidoreductase family protein, translated as MKAAIIGQAGAQPYYGDMPEPQPGEHQQRVTVNAAALSQLAKARAAGTHYSSVAHYPFIPGIDGTGYLDTGEPVYFLTFNAATGSMAERTVVNSEHIIPLPAGLDLVLAAALANPGMSSWAALTRRAALRPGETVLINGATGTSGRLAIRIARALGAGRIIATGRNRETLEQLQSEGADITLTLDALSAELPSLMAEGVDVVLDYLWGESALAIMTAAVRGGDKVVRFVQIGSLSGQEISLHSKLLRSSGLTLMGSGLGSVPDRELIASIGEMLQAAASHGFAIPFQSRPLSEVAEAWQSDDSRYRTVFTLPM; from the coding sequence ATGAAAGCAGCAATAATCGGGCAGGCAGGCGCACAACCCTACTACGGCGACATGCCGGAACCCCAGCCCGGTGAGCATCAGCAGCGGGTGACGGTCAACGCTGCGGCACTCAGCCAGCTGGCAAAGGCCCGCGCGGCAGGCACCCACTACAGCTCTGTAGCGCACTATCCGTTTATTCCCGGCATTGACGGTACCGGATATCTCGATACTGGCGAGCCGGTCTATTTTCTGACGTTTAACGCCGCGACAGGCAGCATGGCCGAGCGAACTGTGGTCAACAGTGAACATATTATTCCACTGCCTGCCGGTCTGGATCTGGTACTGGCTGCCGCTCTCGCGAATCCGGGCATGTCCTCCTGGGCGGCGCTGACCCGTCGGGCGGCACTGCGTCCTGGCGAGACCGTGCTGATCAATGGAGCCACCGGCACCTCGGGACGTCTGGCGATCCGCATTGCCCGTGCGCTGGGCGCAGGCAGAATCATTGCCACAGGCCGTAACCGGGAGACTCTGGAACAGCTACAGAGTGAGGGTGCTGATATCACCCTGACGCTGGATGCATTATCGGCAGAGCTTCCTTCTCTGATGGCGGAAGGCGTTGATGTGGTGCTGGATTATCTGTGGGGTGAGAGTGCACTGGCGATCATGACGGCGGCGGTACGCGGTGGTGACAAGGTGGTTCGCTTTGTCCAGATTGGTTCACTGAGCGGACAGGAGATTTCTCTGCACAGTAAACTGCTGCGTTCATCCGGCTTAACGCTGATGGGGAGCGGGCTGGGCAGCGTGCCAGACCGTGAGCTGATCGCCTCAATAGGGGAAATGCTTCAGGCCGCCGCATCACATGGATTTGCCATCCCCTTCCAGTCGCGGCCACTCAGTGAGGTCGCTGAGGCCTGGCAGAGCGACGACAGCCGCTACCGCACGGTCTTTACCCTTCCGATGTAA
- a CDS encoding thiol-disulfide oxidoreductase DCC family protein, whose product MSSPPYLQTGESAVLYDGVCKLCNGWVQFLLRHHLARQVRFASVQSEQGKALLRWAGLPEENVSTIVYIAGNQHWLRAQAVFRVMQHLPAPWRGLAVLRHFPDAIGNFAYDRIALNRYKLFGRYSSQHAIQPDYPGRFLHKVEPSVTSEG is encoded by the coding sequence ATGTCATCACCCCCGTATCTGCAAACCGGTGAAAGCGCCGTGCTCTATGACGGCGTCTGTAAACTGTGCAACGGCTGGGTTCAGTTTCTGCTGCGTCACCATCTGGCGCGGCAGGTTCGTTTTGCCTCGGTGCAGAGCGAGCAGGGCAAAGCGCTGCTGCGCTGGGCCGGACTGCCGGAAGAAAACGTCAGCACCATTGTCTATATCGCTGGCAATCAGCACTGGCTACGGGCGCAGGCGGTATTCCGCGTGATGCAGCATCTGCCAGCCCCGTGGCGCGGGCTGGCGGTGCTGCGCCACTTTCCGGATGCCATCGGTAATTTTGCTTATGACCGCATCGCGTTAAACCGCTACAAACTGTTTGGCCGCTACAGCAGTCAGCACGCCATCCAACCCGATTATCCAGGACGCTTTCTGCATAAGGTGGAGCCGTCCGTTACATCGGAAGGGTAA
- a CDS encoding AAA family ATPase: MTQNIPPKRVVLVNGIPASGKSTLTHALSQHFGWPVLTLDSLKEPFMHAFAPVDRQRNRQLGCAAYQAIWNIVGQAPASQIWLIDAWFGFQPRTLLEQGLKQAGVEEALELWLKIAPEVAVARYQARLSQRLPGHPGAEYLPELRQLAQQARPMALGPVCEVNACNQDHAAVIHWLHQQLTRTRYTSAHHQMSEELQDVITPVSANR, encoded by the coding sequence ATGACGCAAAACATCCCCCCCAAACGTGTGGTACTGGTTAACGGTATTCCGGCATCGGGTAAAAGCACTCTGACGCACGCGCTGTCACAGCACTTTGGCTGGCCGGTGCTGACCCTCGACAGCCTGAAAGAGCCGTTTATGCACGCTTTTGCGCCCGTCGATCGCCAGCGTAACCGGCAACTGGGCTGCGCGGCTTATCAGGCGATCTGGAACATTGTCGGCCAGGCACCCGCCAGTCAGATCTGGCTGATCGACGCCTGGTTTGGCTTTCAGCCGCGCACGCTGCTTGAGCAGGGTCTGAAACAGGCGGGCGTCGAAGAGGCGCTGGAGCTGTGGCTGAAGATCGCGCCGGAGGTGGCGGTGGCGCGCTATCAGGCGCGGCTGTCGCAGCGGCTGCCTGGCCATCCGGGCGCTGAGTATCTGCCGGAGCTGCGCCAGCTGGCGCAACAGGCCCGGCCGATGGCGCTGGGGCCGGTGTGCGAAGTGAATGCCTGCAACCAGGATCACGCGGCCGTTATCCACTGGCTGCACCAGCAACTGACCAGAACCCGCTACACTTCAGCTCATCATCAGATGAGTGAGGAGTTGCAGGATGTCATCACCCCCGTATCTGCAAACCGGTGA
- a CDS encoding PTS sugar transporter subunit IIA — protein MTIKQLLQEANAIQIGIDATDWRQVIALAAEPLVSGGYLDATYPDAVIANTLAHGAYYVFEEGIAIPHARPEAGVLRDCFSLILLNEPISFEGSDKADIVIMFGARDSNAHIEEGIRAIVSLLEDEETLVRLRQASSVAEVIDIL, from the coding sequence ATGACGATTAAGCAGTTATTGCAGGAGGCCAACGCCATTCAGATTGGCATCGACGCCACGGACTGGCGTCAGGTTATCGCGCTGGCCGCCGAACCGCTGGTCAGCGGCGGTTATCTTGATGCCACCTATCCTGATGCCGTGATCGCCAATACGCTGGCTCACGGCGCTTATTATGTGTTTGAGGAGGGGATCGCCATTCCTCATGCGCGACCGGAAGCGGGGGTGCTCCGCGACTGTTTTAGTCTGATCCTGCTGAATGAGCCGATCTCATTTGAAGGCAGTGATAAGGCGGACATCGTGATTATGTTTGGCGCACGCGACAGCAACGCGCATATCGAAGAGGGGATCCGCGCGATTGTGTCGCTGCTGGAGGATGAGGAGACGCTGGTCCGGTTACGTCAGGCCAGCAGCGTGGCGGAGGTCATCGACATTCTATGA
- a CDS encoding class II fructose-bisphosphate aldolase, translating to MKLYNFADLLQLAKQRDFKAVGSFNLHCLEMLPAYFKAAEKTNSPLMIQISTGTAKYLGHKLLVDAIKSLSESTNVPTCLHLDHCSDLAAIQTAIDAGFSSVMYDGSHLPIDENIANTRRVIDMARPHHVSVEAELGAIGGSEDGKCVEMEAIAFTPVEDARRFVEETGVDMLAISIGTVHGLYTGKAHIQHQRLADITAATHTPLVLHGGTGVSDEDMRLAVSSGIEKVNVGTEMNVQWVAQCKSTFEKGKVNDSVRNFLVPANDAVTNVLVEKMQLFR from the coding sequence ATGAAACTTTATAACTTCGCCGATCTGTTACAGCTGGCTAAACAGCGTGACTTCAAAGCGGTCGGTTCGTTTAATCTTCACTGTCTGGAGATGCTGCCCGCCTATTTTAAAGCGGCAGAGAAAACCAACAGCCCGTTAATGATTCAGATTTCCACCGGCACGGCGAAATATCTTGGCCATAAACTGCTGGTCGATGCGATTAAATCGCTGTCCGAAAGTACGAATGTGCCGACCTGCCTGCATCTCGATCACTGTTCCGATTTAGCGGCGATACAGACGGCGATTGATGCAGGATTCAGTTCTGTCATGTACGACGGCTCACATCTGCCCATTGATGAGAATATTGCGAATACCCGTCGGGTGATTGATATGGCGCGACCACATCATGTCTCGGTAGAGGCGGAGCTGGGTGCCATCGGCGGGTCGGAAGATGGCAAATGCGTAGAGATGGAGGCGATAGCGTTCACGCCCGTGGAAGATGCACGCCGCTTCGTCGAAGAGACCGGCGTCGATATGCTGGCGATCTCCATCGGCACCGTGCATGGGCTTTACACCGGTAAAGCGCACATACAGCATCAGCGCCTGGCGGATATTACGGCGGCAACGCACACGCCACTGGTGCTGCACGGCGGCACCGGCGTCAGCGATGAGGATATGCGGCTGGCGGTCAGCAGCGGTATCGAGAAGGTGAATGTCGGCACTGAAATGAATGTGCAGTGGGTAGCGCAGTGCAAATCAACCTTTGAGAAAGGCAAGGTCAATGACAGCGTGCGTAATTTCCTGGTGCCAGCCAATGATGCGGTCACGAATGTGCTGGTAGAGAAAATGCAGTTATTCCGGTAA